ACGAAAACTCCAGCTGGAAAAGGAGAAGGACCCTTCAAGTGGAATATAAATTGCAAGAAGAACAAGCGAGAAGGAGACGATAAGGAGGATCAAGCAAATGCGAAACCCCTGAAGCTTCGTATGGAGAAACCAGATAGCATTGgcaaatctaataaaaaaggAGAGTCATGTCTGTGTTGTCGTGCTTGCAGCAATGCTACAATACCTATCGAGGAGGAGAAGGACAAGAATTTCTGGGACATATTACTCCAACTGTTTAGGAAAGttcaacacaaaacacaacAAACTGCTGGCCGTTTGTGGCGGTTGTTCAGATCGCTATTCCGTTGGCATATTGATGACCCTAAAACTGAGGACGAGGTacctcttcctttttctttttcttttattattttctcttacaTTTTGTTATTTCACTCGCACTTCACTACTCCAGGTCGAGATCTCCTAGTCTCGTAACACCTTCGGTACCAATTGAGCTGTAAATTTAATTGGATCTTAAAAGAATCCAATATGTCAAATACGAAGCCATGCACAAATCAGTATCTTgcataattgaaaatttttgaaGTACACTcaatctattaaatattatttatatgtgatattatttattaaatattatatttatattagttaatttatttatttatcattaattatttatgattaaaaatcaactaatacaaatataataattaatagataattgttattatgtaattttatccACTATAGGTGACATGAAATTTCTCTACATGATCATGCACCAACTAAGGTGGTTTTCTTCAAAATGTTGCATATAATTAAGGCAAATTAGTCTAACGTATAGTTAGATTGTTGCCTACATGTATAGTACTAATTCTAAATATAAGCTTAATACAATTCtgttatttcattttcattgtGTAGGACAAGGGCAAAAAGCCAGAGGAGCCTAAGGTTGATGGTGGATTGAAGTGCAAATATCATTCTGAAACTAAGAGTATTGAGATTGAGGAGGAGTTGAAACAATTATTACGCAAAGAGCTTCTGCGGTTGGTCGAACAAGAAGCACCTCACCAAGATAAACCATGCCTGGATGAATTCCCAACCAAATTGCATACTCGGTTCTCAAAAATGTTCGAAAATATACTTCACTCTGAAATTAACCAATTAAGTGACGATTTAAAAGCTAGGCCTTTGGTTCCATCTCCACCAGCAACTGAACAAGATCAGCAACTACCAGAATTAGATCCAAGTAAGCTTGAAGAAGTATCATCACAAGGtacaaagttataatttatttgagaGTGCAATTTGATTAAGGCCCTTCtcattagttttatatttatgcatTTTCCTCTTCCTTAACAGATGTTTCAGGATCCCATGGTACGAGTCCTGCAGAATTCTGAAGGCGCTTAACATGATCGAAATAATTACATTTAAgttatctaattatatttgGCAGCTAGTTCATTTCAGGAATAAGAACGATTTTGGAATATATCTTGTTTCATGTTGTGAATTCAATTCTTAGGATCTTAATAAGATTGTAACAGACATATGTTTATTGGCAATGCATTAGTATGACTGTAATTGTTActttataattctatatcatcattattatatctttttttaatagttttattggggtgaaaagagaaaggaaaactCTCATTTTCATTCATGAAATAAAGGAATATATAAAGAAGCTAAAATTTCAACAATCATAATTTGATATTGTTCAGTCAAGATTTTGATACTTCTATTCAGTTATTTCAcctattttcttaatatatgaCAATTTTTCTAATGTGCCATAAAATTAACTTCATTAATATGcaaaacaattttattttattctaggCTAAAATCATTCACCTCGTAATTAGCAAGATAGGGGAAATATCAGATATAGAAGCCACTAAGTTCGTAAGCTAAGCTTGAGGAAAGAGAGTCAATTAACCATCCATCTGAAACCAGAGCCCCGTCTATTCGTTCTTCCACAACATTCTCAGGACCCCTTCCCCTCTCCCATGTAAATGGGGACCCAATCAATAAAACCAGTGTCAGAAATCACTTTTCTAAAACCCTGAAATAACTAACCCAGATGCTCCACCCTACCCTTTTTATCGTCAGGGGACAACATTTCGTTGTAATAACGAAGCAACATGAAGACCCTTTAAGTGATTCCAAGAATCTCTTCGACGATGTCTTTTTGGATAGCCATAAAACATTGTAATTCTCCACCTTCCTCTCTTAACATCATCAACCTCCAAAACCACTTGGTTTTGAGAGAAACTACac
The nucleotide sequence above comes from Ricinus communis isolate WT05 ecotype wild-type chromosome 6, ASM1957865v1, whole genome shotgun sequence. Encoded proteins:
- the LOC8259302 gene encoding uncharacterized protein LOC8259302 — protein: MLSVSSFSSKRPKEISQKAKEKKMGEGIIKRQVNRLKREFGSLNQLLKGAILVLLTLLVVSALSVLVSALTRNKPPNAEPRNEGELPQWFLDWLDAQDANHENNGELSLSCTKTPAGKGEGPFKWNINCKKNKREGDDKEDQANAKPLKLRMEKPDSIGKSNKKGESCLCCRACSNATIPIEEEKDKNFWDILLQLFRKVQHKTQQTAGRLWRLFRSLFRWHIDDPKTEDEDKGKKPEEPKVDGGLKCKYHSETKSIEIEEELKQLLRKELLRLVEQEAPHQDKPCLDEFPTKLHTRFSKMFENILHSEINQLSDDLKARPLVPSPPATEQDQQLPELDPSKLEEVSSQDVSGSHGTSPAEF